In Raphanus sativus cultivar WK10039 chromosome 5, ASM80110v3, whole genome shotgun sequence, the following proteins share a genomic window:
- the LOC108856956 gene encoding probable cyclic nucleotide-gated ion channel 20, chloroplastic codes for MASSNENDDVPMLPVSDSSSSSSRTRPFTSRSRSISLANTSSSIDGLDNSIVVLGYTNPLGTQRRPPLVQMGDPLSSTRSPESPFSLPPPSTCGSSDYNQEAAQIPTPRVSATSDSTTHHNALDDDAKATRFATFVKKYISRIMYPHSKYVPSWTTFFAYSCMLSIFVDPLFFFPIEVKLEEKCIKINWPMARPIFVIKGVTDILLCVNIFIQYSMAYVNSEYTVDERKQIRLNYYLNLLLVIPFPQIFLTHKLGASWTNDAQNIFLTIILLQYIPKLYMFLPLIAGQTPKWLIFESAQAKFFINLLTYMLAGHVVGSSWYFFCLQRVHRCLRVACGNDERGCKQLIDCHEKRKEVLDAWKSNVKASVCFQENGFHYGIYTKAVNLTYSSTPWYTRYGYSLFWGFQQISTLAGNQVPSYYFGDIVFTMTIIGLGLLLLALLIGNMQNFLLSLSRRDMEMTLRRRDVDQWMNHRRFPEDIRKRVRTSERLNWNATKGVNEELLVENMPDDLQIDIRRHLFASIKKVKLFSEMDEPILDEILERLKQRIYLKGSLVLRRGGLVKKIVFIVGGEMESTEKDNSVTSLSEGDVCGEELLTWFQKRSSGNPDGTRIRVPSNGLHSTRDVKCLTDVEAFSLSVADLEDVVALIPDSRDFIECQEP; via the exons ATGGCTTCTTCCAACGAGAACGATGATGTTCCCATGCTTCCAGTTTcagactcatcatcatcatcatctcgtACAAGGCCTTTCACTTCCAGGTCACGTAGCATTTCCCTAGCAAACACTTCTTCCAGCATTGACGGACTTGACAACTCAATTGTTGTTTTGGGCTACACAAATCCTCTTGGAACCCAGAGACGGCCTCCATTAGTGCAAATGGGTGACCCTCTTTCCTCTACTCGCAGTCCTGAGTCTCCAttttctcttcctcctccttcaACTTGTGGTTCTTCTGATTACAACCAAGAAGCCGCTCAAATCCCCACTCCCAGAGTTTCTGCCACTTCTGATTCCACCACG CACCATAATGCTCTGGATGATGATGCCAAGGCTACGAGATTCGCTACATTCGTTAAAAAATACATATCCAGAATCATGTATCCTCACTCTAAATACGTTCCGAGCTGGACTACATTCTTTGCCTATTCATGCATGTTGTCTATTTTCGTAGATCCCCTCTTCTTTTTCCCCATAGAAGTCAAACTG GAGGAGAAATGCATTAAGATCAATTGGCCGATGGCTCGTCCAATTTTTGTTATCAAAGGTGTAACGGATATTTTATTATGTGTAAACATCTTTATTCAG TACTCAATGGCATATGTAAATTCTGAGTATACGGTTGATGAACGTAAACAAATTAGGCTAAATTACTACCTAAACCTCCTCTTAGTGATCCCATTTCCACAG ATATTTCTAACTCACAAGTTAGGCGCATCTTGGACAAACGATGCACAGAACATTTTTCTCACTATAATTCTTCTCCAATACATTCCAAAGTTATATATGTTTCTTCCTCTTATAGCCGGACAAACACCAAAATGGTTAATATTTGAGTCGGCACAggctaaattttttataaatcttctCACCTACATGCTTGCGGGTCATGTTGTTGGCTCTTCCTGGTATTTTTTTTGTCTGCAG AGAGTTCATCGTTGCCTTCGAGTTGCTTGTGGCAATGATGAAAGAGGATGCAAACAACTAATAGATTGTCatgaaaagagaaaagaagtttTAGACGCGTGGAAAAGTAACGTGAAAGCCAGTGTTTGTTTTCAAGAGAATGGTTTTCATTATGGAATCTATACGAAGGCAGTCAATCTCACCTATAGCTCTACTCCTTGGTACACAAGATACGGTTACTCTCTTTTCTGGGGGTTTCAG CAAATCAGCACGCTTGCTGGAAACCAAGTCCCAAGTTACTATTTTGGGGATATTGTATTTACCATGACTATCATTGGACTGGGGCTTTTGCTTTTAGCGCTTCTTATTGGTAATATGCAGAACTTCCTTCTGTCTCTAAGCCGCAG GGATATGGAAATGACTCTAAGACGGCGTGATGTGGACCAATGGATGAACCATAGACGGTTTCCAGAAGACATAAGAAA GAGGGTGCGAACTTCTGAGCGGTTAAACTGGAATGCTACTAAAGGAGTTAACGAAGAATTGCTCGTCGAGAATATGCCTGATGACCTTCAGATAGATATAAGACGACACCTCTTCGCATCAATCAAGAAG GTGAAGTTGTTTTCGGAGATGGATGAACCAATCTTAGATGAAATCCTTGAGAGGCTGAAACAGAGGATTTACTTAAAGGGTAGCTTGGTCTTGCGCCGTGGAGGTCTAGTTAAGAAAATTGTATTCATAGTGGGAGGTGAGATGGAGAGCACTGAAAAAGACAATTCCGTTACTTCTTTATCAGAGGGAGACGTTTGTGGTGAAGAACTTCTCACTTGGTTCCAAAAACGCTCTTCTGGAAACCCCG ATGGGACTAGGATAAGGGTgccatcaaatggattgcataGCACCAGAGATGTTAAGTGCTTGACAGACGTGGAGGCGTTTTCACTCAGTGTAGCAGATCTTGAAGACGTCGTGGCCTTGATCCCCGACTCTCGAGATTTCATAGAGTGCCAGGAGCCATGA